The following DNA comes from Camelina sativa cultivar DH55 chromosome 14, Cs, whole genome shotgun sequence.
GGAAGACCAGGAGACTGGACTACCACCAAAGTAGATAATATAGGCATTTGTTGAAACATAAGTCCCCTTATCGCAACCCCAATCAGCATCTGAGAAGGCATGTATGGTGAGAGGAGCATCACGACGAAGAAATATACCAAGTGATCTTGTGCCCGCCAGATAACGTAAAATTCGCTTAGCCGCTTGCCAATGATCTGATGTTGGTTTGTGCATAAACTGAGATAATCTATTCACCGCAAAGGCAATGTCTGGCCGTGTGAAAGCTAAATACTGAAGACTACCAACCACCATTCTATATTCAGTGGCAGTGGCAAGCGGTGTTCCAGTATATAGCGTGAGCGGTTTCTGAGTCATAAGCGTGGTGACCGGCTTTGCATCGAGCATGTGGGTCTTGGCCAAGAGATCAGTGATGTACTTCCGCTGCATTAAGTGAAGTCCCTGGGATGTGCGAGTGGCCTCGATGCCCAGAAAATAACTCAAAGGACCGAGATCTTTGAGTGAAAAACGAGCAGCAATGGAAGCATGAAATGATCGCACCAAAGACGGGACTCCAGTAATTATTATATCATCGACATACACGAGTACGTAGAGATAGTTGTTACGCTGTTGGGAGATAAAAAGAGAGGCATCCCCAAGTGATGACTTGAAACCAAGGTGAAGGAGGAACTGTCGGAGTTCATGATACCATGCGCGGGGCGCCTGCTTTAGACCGTATAAGGCCTTATTTAGTTTACACACAAGATGGGGACGGTCTTTGTCGACGAATCCTGGAGGCTGAGAGACATAAACATCTTCATGTAAGGTACCCTGAAGAAATGCATTATTGATGTCCATTTGATGGATCGCCCAGTTCAACTTGNAATTGGAGTGGATAGGCTTGTTAATTGATTAGGAGAAAGGAGAGATGTGGATGGGTTACGGTGAGAGTTGGGCTCAACTAACGGACCATCATGAACTCGTTTAGTTTGCGTTTCATGAGCAACATCAACATCAGGCGAGACCGACAGTGAGGACTGTGGCACAGAAGAGGACGATGTC
Coding sequences within:
- the LOC109128647 gene encoding uncharacterized protein LOC109128647: MDINNAFLQGTLHEDVYVSQPPGFVDKDRPHLVCKLNKALYGLKQAPRAWYHELRQFLLHLGFKSSLGDASLFISQQRNNYLYVLVYVDDIIITGVPSLVRSFHASIAARFSLKDLGPLSYFLGIEATRTSQGLHLMQRKYITDLLAKTHMLDAKPVTTLMTQKPLTLYTGTPLATATEYRMVVGSLQYLAFTRPDIAFAVNRLSQFMHKPTSDHWQAAKRILRYLAGTRSLGIFLRRDAPLTIHAFSDADWGCDKGTYVSTNAYIIYFGGSPVSWSSKKQRSVSRSSTEAEYRAVANTASELRWICHLLTELGITLPMVPVIYCDNIGATYLCANPVFHSKMKHVALDYHFVREHIQSGMLRVTHVSTIDQLADALTKPLAGPRFHEINNKIGVKLLPQS